One Setaria italica strain Yugu1 chromosome I, Setaria_italica_v2.0, whole genome shotgun sequence DNA window includes the following coding sequences:
- the LOC101769937 gene encoding bidirectional sugar transporter SWEET4: MSLYLAGNGTALVLFPSPVPTFIRIWKKGSVEQYSPVPYVATLLNCMMWVLYGLQLVHPHSMLVITINGTGMAIELTYVTLFLLYSTGAARRKVLLLLAAEVAFISAVAALVLSLAHTHERRSMIVGILCVLFGTSMYAAPLSVIKMVIQTKSVEYMPLFLSLASLGNGICWTTYALIRFDLYITIPNGLGALFAVAQLILLATYYKSIQEIIEARKRKADQVAMTEVVIDGKANNHAGAGHY; this comes from the exons ATGTCCCTATATCTTGCAGGCAATGGGACTGCCCTGGTGCTCTTCCCCTCCCCAGT GCCAACGTTCATCCGCATCTGGAAGAAAGGGTCGGTGGAGCAGTACTCGCCGGTGCCGTACGTGGCGACGCTGCTCAACTGCATGATGTGGGTGCTGTACGGCCTGCAGCTGGTCCACCCACACAGCATGCTCGTCATCACCATCAACGGCACCGGCATGGCCATCGAGCTCACCTACGTCACACTCTTCCTCCTCTactccaccggcgccgcccgccgcaaggtcttgctcctcctcgccgccgaggtTGCCTTCATCAGCGCGGTCGCGGCGCTCGTGCTCAGCCTGGCGCACACCCACGAGCGGAGGTCCATGATCGTCGGCATCCTCTGCGTCCTCTTCGGCACCAGCATGTATGCCGCGCCGCTCTCCGTCATA AAAATGGTTATCCAGACTAAGAGCGTTGAGTACATGCCACTGTTCCTGTCACTGGCATCCCTGGGGAACGGCATCTGCTGGACTACCTACGCGCTCATCCGCTTCGACCTCTACATCACC ATCCCCAACGGGTTGGGTGCGCTCTTCGCGGTGGCGCAGCTGATCCTGTTAGCCACCTACTACAAGTCCATCCAGGAGATCATCGAAGCCCGGAAGCGCAAGGCCGATCAGGTCGCCATGACCGAGGTCGTCATCGACGGCAAAGCAAACAACCATGCCGGTGCCGGTCActactga